TAAAGCATCAGAAACGTCGCCAGTGGGGTTCAAAAATGGTGCTGGGgaacaaaaatggaagaaatcaCTATATGAAGTCAGAGAAATTACTGTTGAGTTCCCCTCTTAGGTAAAAGATGCAACATGGTTTTTATGATTTTAGATTCACTCGTCAAGTGTACATAAAATAGCACAAATAGAGCATCAATACATACCTTTCCCAGCTGATGCCAGACCAGTGAACACCATCGCCACTATGAAGAAAACTAGCGCCAACATAATGGCAACTAGATGACCAATATTGTGTTTTGCCATTATGGAAAATTAACTAAAAATTACAAAGGTTTAagagtttaaataaatgtaagcAAAAATGTGTAGCTTTGGCAGTATCCAATAATATTTaacaatttcaaaatgaataaagatgTTTTCAATGTAGCGTCCGTTGTACTCTCCAGAATCCGTGAAAGAGTGACACAAAGTCGAGGGTCGATGAGAGGCATTTATCACTGTAAAAAGTGCTGCTTGTGTAACACTGAGGCATTTATGGCCCTCAGCACGTGTACATGTTTGTACGCAGACGTTTGCCTTAATCTTAAGGTTATGGACTCAATAAATCTGTGACTAGGAAGAATTCAAATACTACAGGTTAATTATTATCTGCTTCATAACAGAGCCGTTTAATTGTAAACATTTATTAAAGATGGACTTTGCAGGCTTTGTTTGGTAACATCTTTATCAACCGATCACACACGTGTGTcctttgctgtttttatgaaaCATTGCGACCTtagatgacatttcttcattaaataacGTCAGCACAAAACCATTTACTCTGAAATGGAAGGGTTGAGGGTGGGGTACTTTCATTTTGCTGGTTATCGACAACAGAAAAAGACCAACACCAGGTCGAGCactcctctttgtttttgcctaaaaagtcaaaaatgataATGAAGCACTTTCTTATTTCCATGTTCAATTTTCAGGACAGACACTAAAAATTATAAAGCTAATCAAATGAACACTTAAACCCCCTATGCAgacatacatttaattttattacaAAGATGAGCGCATTCTGGTCCTTTTCTAGAAATCTCAGTCGATGCATCTTGTTTTCTCTGTATAAAAAGCTGTCTTATCCTGCAATAGTGATTTAATTTCTCAGGATCTTGAGTATATTAACCTGgtatcacagaaaaaaaaggcgTCCCAAGATAACAAAAGGAGATGAAAACGTGAGAAAATTACCGAAGTTAACTCTTTATCTTGTGAAAGCTGAGTAAAATAAACCCCTCTGTGGTTAGGTTTAATCTGAGCATCATAGCttataaatttaaggttatttctgaTGAAATGGAACCTTTCATGCTCTATTTGCTCTAAACTCCacttcttaaaggggacatataatgcaaaaatcattttttcaggcttttcttaaaaaatgaaaataaaaaacaatgtgttttttcagtttgcaaaagaagagtggtccaatattccagttgagaggtgtaaaaagcttgttgatggttgtaggaagtgattggttttagttatttttttcccaagggtgtgtaaccaaatattaagttgagggtgccaacaattttgtctggcccattttttagttttgtgtaaaattatgtcaattttggctttttttttcttctgcttttttgtgttgttccaatgcacataaaggaaataaacatgtttataccAAAAAAATTTGTAATTGTAACAATgtctgggagaaattgtgttttttctggaaaaatttctAGTGGTGCCAATACTTGTGTCCGTGACtgtatgagaaaacacaactgttgtgttttctataatcattatgCCTAAAATATTTCTACATTTATGCACCTCTTTTGTagtctgttgtgccatttcgCAATTGAAtgcagtgcatggtgggaaattcatcatacccctgGTTTCAATTGTGGTTCTGGAAAATCTTCatttcaagggctatgtagccctgGGCCCTTAGCCTTAGCCCTCGATTCAAAAGAAAATtgtaacaccacttcacctgACCTGAGCGTGCAAAACCAGGGGAAAGGCTAAGacaagggctaaggggtagaaatgggattcaccctCAACCCTCCCCTCTTATATCACAAAAACATAAACGTAAGTTCATCGCAAGAATAACGCCACATCAGGCACACCAAAGCTCCCCATCCAGCCCCCACAAGACGATGAAATTCAGAATATTTAAGTAATTATTTAATATAATTATTTAAGAatttatttaagaaaatgaaagaagttGCAGTTTTTAGGatatcttttgtctttaaatacaTACGGCTGccaaatcaaccccaaaatgaccaaaatcatGACACTTTCATCAGGAGTGAGTTcatgtttgatccatttttacagaaataaacacatgattATCATTCCAGTCTTGGAGAGTGTGATCTTCCTTCCTGACAATAAAACAAAGGATAAGCAGCATATTGATGGACAACATGGCAGTCTTAGAAATATGTAGCCAAAATATTTTAATCGAGCATGACTGACAGAGACTGATCTTATTGTTAATACTTATAAATTacttacattttgaaagaaaatatagaACTAATACAATAACATGTTACATGGACCAAAATATGTATTCAATTTTGGTTCATTTTGATGACCTCTGCTgaataaagactgaaaaataGGTGTTTATATACCTGCATACACCCTGCACCACACCACTGATTATATCTTACAAGAAAAGACCTTAATGGTTCTTGGCAGGGTCATTGTTCGCTGATGTTTGGTAACATTTTATCACCTTATTGAATAAGTTGGAGAGTATTGCAGAGTTTGATCTTTTGTAATCATGATATAATGGGTTATGAAATGCTGACACGCTGTGTTTGATGTCAGAAGTTATGTTCGGTTATCTATAGCTCACCTTCATTGAAGTTAAACTCCCCATTATTTAATGTAATAAATCTCTTATTTGTCCGTCCATATTTTCAGTGGTACATTGACTCTCAGTGCTTTACTTATGCATAGTTCTGGTCCACCACTTGTACTTCTTGTGGAGATACAGGGCAACACCtttaaagaatgagattgcaaTCTCAGCAGCTTTGTCATTTTTCTAATGTATGAGTCTGAGGAAAATTATCAGTGGCGACAACATTATGCTCATTAACCTATAAATAATCTAAACCTATACAGTGGGGAtgttgtttaaagtttaaaaaagaagtaaaactgTGATTTGCAAAATCCAATCCAAAATCCAAACCCATGACTTCTGATTAAAAATTGGGGGATTTTAGAATTAGACAATAGAGATGCTCAGCTCCTCATCAAATTGTGGCATGCAGTGTTGCTTACAAATGTGCAATTTTCTTGCTAAATCACTACTACCTTACCATGAGTCCACTGATTGATGAACCccattttaatcccattatATCAGCAAAGTACTGGATGCAGGACTTGTCACATTGTACATCTACATGGTGTACCATCACTACTTTTTGTACTGTTAAGTTCTGAGTTACCTTCATGCCTAATTAATTAGTTAAGTTAAAAAGCCTAGAACTGATATTTCACCACACCTTTTACATGGCCTAGTTGGCTTTTGAGTATTTCTTACATTTGTAATAGAATGGATTTGAATTTAgggataaaaagtaaaattaagaTATTTGCAAAATGTGAGTCAGATTTTAAATTCTGATGGGACATTTGCTCCATTTGTGAttactttaattattttaattataattATCTATTTTAAAATGGTCTAACAATAGAAAAACAGCATTGGCCTAAGAAGatttagagatgttaaagaatCATACTCACTGACAAAATGAGGCCTGGAGCACTTTTCAAAGTTtcataaaagttgggacagtggtaaagaaagactaaaaaagttaagaaaaatgCTAAGATGAAAGTCATTATCGTTATTAAgcatttataatttataaaCCTGCCAAGCAGAGTCCTGTAGCttattttttctcaaaacaaacaaacaacagttttgacttttcactgagatgtttatttttcataattaaaaCCTACAAGAAGAAAATGTAATTCTTTTAAAGTTGTGTTGCTAACACATGAGAAATGACCGTTGATGACAACACTAATATCAACAAACATTGAGCTTATTATTTAACCATTAGTCCCATTGAGCTCAAAGATCTTTCTCAAGGCAGACCTaccaagaatggcagcagtTTCAACAACACATACACTCAAACTCACAGCAATACACAATAAATAACTTCAAACTGTAACTGTAagtaaatgtaaacataaacacattgtaattatttacagttttgttttctgtctttgtgtgcGTCACCAGAAGCGGTACGCGGTTATCCTCGCTGCCTCTTTGCGCTTCGCGAGCGGGCAGTAGCGGCGTGTGTGCGCGTGGTCCCCGGTGGCCTCGCAGATGGGGCAGGTGTAGCTCCGGAGGATAGGGCAGCTCACTTTACCGTCGTCCCCCTTCAGTCTATGTGAGCGGTAAACTCTCACAGTCTCTCCGTTCTGTTTACAGAAGCGGCAGAAGTCAGTGGACGTCCCACCGCAGCTCGCGTCCGACAGACTCCCGGCTGAGCCCATGCCTGTGGGGCTCGAGCGCCCCTCTTCCGGCCGGGTGGTCTGTTGCCCCTCGGTGTCTTCGTGGCCCCTGGCTTGGTTGGCACACAGCCTCTCCAGCAGTCTCCCCAGGTTCATGTAGTCATGCCACATGTTGAAGCAGCTGTCGTCAGGGTGGAGAGAGATTTGCTTTTCCATTGTTGACAtatgtagaaaataaaataggcAGAGTTTGGGCTTCTCTTGGGGCTCTCATATTTATAGAGAAAAGCAAGGCAAAATGCAACAATGTTTAGATCAGAGAGAAGACAGGTgccagacttttattttaaaaaaaaaaggtcttttAACTGTTTGATGGGTCCCCATAACGACCCTGCTTGTGACCCTGGCATCTAGCctattgatattttaaaaaatagtattttcttacctatattttcaatttttatattttatttcaatattttttagtaatattttatttttcttttagagTATTCCTTCctgttttgtctttaatttattaTATTATGATGTCTACTGTTGCTTAATGTTTTTCCCAtttgattttacatttaattacaTATTAAGTTTCAATTTATAGTTGTTGTataattttgtatttgttttgatGCGTTTTAACTGTTTCAGTTCAAAATAatgccttcatttttttttatttcacacaaaaacattttccattGCCAGCagtggttagagttagggttagggttaaaaaaagacatgctGGCTGTACCTGTGATGATCATCATAAATCTTGAGGTCTGTTAAATGGATTCCAAAAGTGCACCTGCTGTCTCAGATAAGGTCAGGCAAAGTTCACTGCCCCCCCAGCTTTAAAAATAGactcttttttttaccaaatagATAGAAAAATGCACTCTAAATGCCCAAAACGTCAAAGGTACTGAAATCATAGTGGTTTCATGGAATGAATCTTCCATATAAGTATATCCACAACAAACAATGTCAACCTGGAGgataacaaaaaacaatattaaaatgATCAGTTTTAATATAATTGAAGGGATCCGAGGCATCCAAATGGATTGTTGATAAAACCAGCTATGTAAAGATGTCTGAGACTGGGTTCAACAATAAAAGAAAGTAAAGGTATAAACAGTTCAATAAGGAGAGACAGTGACTGATTTAatgataacattttattttacatgtgaCATAATGAATAATATTTATCAACATAGATGTGATATTGAATTATTGTCAGAGTCTCTTTGGCGCTTGAACTCCACAAGGACATAGCGTAATCGAAGGGTGTCTGCCCTGAGCAGCAGAAAAGATCTGTCCCCCTTGGAGTCCACACActggtggaggtggtggtggtgactGAAGAAGTCATCTTAGTCCATATGAACGTTGATGGACTCTTAGACTTGGGGGTGATGGGGAGGTGGAGGGTCACTCGTAACCACGCCATGAATGaactgatggaggagaaagccaCATTTCAAAGGGGCAGCATTGATTTGATAGGCTAACAATACGGAAGTGGAGCAGTGCTGTTGCATAGGTGTGACCAGGTGATGTGAACAGCTAATTATGATGTGACAGAGAGCATGAACCCACATGGAGAATATGGTCTTCCTGACTTAACGTACACTAAGCttcatttaaacaaataatgcactaaaaaatgtaattgtctgtgttgctttttaccTAAAAgttgaatttatttaatttctaatttCTCTTTGCAGTCTTCTAATGCtttcagtatttgtttttttttttaactctgttgAATGTCTTTTACTTACGATATTTTCACTTAGAAACCTGTGGAGCCATTGCAACATGTCTGATCATTATCAGGTTCAAATTTGatgcaacacaaacaaaaaaatgactgttaATCAGTGTTTTGTATTAAATATATAGGTGAATTCAAAGATGGATGTCCACTTTGAGATTCTGAATGGACATCTAGTAACCAAATAACATTAGAACTATATGAGTACTAagtttgcatgtatttttttcaataaaagtgatgaaaaaaatgacaatttacTTAAAGAAAAGTTTCTATTATAAATGTCTTTTTACTCATGTTTTACCATCAAAAAGTGGCCAACACAACTCAGCTCCAGGAACATTTGGGTGCACTTGATTTGTTCCTCAGAATCTATAAGACATGGAGAGGgtgaactttttaaaatacaccACCCCTGTGAGACATGACAAACAGaaagccaaaagcacaaaatgtCAGATCGAAGAGTTTTTATAGTGTCTTTTATTGAAGATTTTTTCAGTCTTATGATATCATTACTAAGAATTTAGTGTTTTCTAGGGATGTACCATATtgtcagcatgatatcagtatggCATCTATTAGCCTGGTGGAtgactttttctgttgttctatTCTTAACGTATGTGTTGTTATATGGCAGATTGTGTGCAGCACTTGGAATTCAAAACAAGTTTCCCTCAGGGGACCATTCAGTGCATCTCATCGTATCGCATTGTATTGCATCACGTCATATCATATTGAATTGAATCAgatcatattgtattatattgtatatCATTATGGGCTaaaattattctttttaaaatactggtatatcagcaaaaatccagcaTGGTGCATTCCTGTATGTTTTGCTCGCTTAAGCATCTGCGAAAAATCGCTCAAATAAAAAATTTGGAGGGGCACTCTCTTCTGTCATAATAATTTAAGGGGATCAAATTTGTTTTGAACAGTAtatatatttcttattttttatagtAATTCAGTGGTTGGCTATGTGGTAGACAAAGTTTgccttttttacacttttcccATTATCTTCTGTAGACAAAGCAATCTTGGCctgttgctttttttccttttcaagaATGGCCTTTTACGATTACTAGTGCTGTCAGTCGATTTAGACAATATTCTAATTAATTAtaggctttgtaattaattaatcgcaattaatccCATAAGTTGATATTTTGAGAACGATTGTATCACAGAGAGATttgataatagtaataaaaaaatcagaaagggCATCTGAATGGCATCCACATTTTTTGGGGGAGAAGTGGAGCAGACTGTCCATTTACGAGTCAGTCTGGGATGGTATTATCAGAAGAATAtggattttatccataaaattatattttagaaaTGAGAAcataaatcagatttttctgatgtgtttcaatGGAAGTTACAAAGCAACTTTAGATGGTTCTGTGATGGCATCAGAGAGCGAATAGTcattatacattttttcatCCCTGTGATTAATTAATCGAGAGAAATCGGAAATTCTAACAGCACTAGGGTTACATTTGGAAAGACGGCCTGATGTTTCTTGCAGGCTAAGTGGAATCGCTGCTGATTGTGTTGAAGTGTGCCACTCTCATATGATGTGTAGCCTGTTACTGACAGACGTGCGTCCGGCGCACGACTGCTGGCGCCGGAGCGTCGCCAATCCTATTCAAACTGTATCATTTGTTAAAAGTTCATTCAGGTCAAACTTCACACCTGGCCTAAACAGAAAGGAGGGGCAGCCTAATGTCTCACAGCCATTCAAAGCTCCTTGAAGCCCCCTCTCAGCACGTTTACTTATGactatttgttttttgtggttGTGTGTTGCGTATTTGCACTGCGGTAGCTTCAGTCTCGAAATAAAGACTACACTCAAATCGTTTAACGGCTAATGTGTTTTCAATAATGAGGTTGGTGACTAAACAGTTTGTCTACATGGACAGTTCTGGATGTTTCCTCGTTGTTTACAAAGTACAGGCTGTGGCGTGTGGGTGGGGCGGAGTGTGGGGGAAGTTGTGGGGAGGGTGCGTCAAATGTCACGCATGCGCAGTACCATACCGGCGACGGCTGTACAAACGGTGGCCTAGCGAATAAGGGGATTACAGAACCCAATTTGACAGGTCAGTAAATGTTATTTTCAGGCAAAGAGTTTATGTATAGTTCCGCTTTTTAGTCGGGAGACGTTTTAAATATTACAGTTAGAAACATTTTGGGAATATTGGGTAGTCTAACAGGAGAACGTTATCGGTACATTTCAGAGCTAACGTTAGCGATTTCGTCTACCCTGTGTTAGCATGCCAGTAGATGTGCTAACGACGGACTATGACATTAGCTCGCTAGCTGACTTAACACAGTTTTTAATATGACCTCCGATTAATAAACTTAATATTATACAATGGGTTAATTATTTGTGAATATATGGTTGCTATGGGACATTGTTTTAAAAGATATCATATTAGGTGGCTTTTTAAACACACGTTGTCAAGATGCTCCAAGCTAACCAGCTAGCTAGTATCCTTAGATGCCCCAGTTGCTGAATTGTGACAGCCAAGAGGAATGGTGCCATATTGATCTTTATCAGATACAGGTGAAGCTTTCACAGATTGATTTAATTAGCTAGTGATTGCCTTGGTGTTCCTGATAACTGACAggcagaaaatgacagaaaggtGACCTATTTAGAGCGATATAGTCCGGCTAAAGATACATATTTAAAAGCATCGTTATGCAACCGTTGCTGTagtattttatcatttatttgtaCAGTAATCTGATTCAGGTTGAAAAGATAAACTATTTCCCCCCTCCATATCCAGTCGTACTCTGTTTACATAGCATTAACACATAGcgtttttctttctgcttttcctCAGGCTACACAATGAGTCAGGGTAAGGACAATGCTCGACTCAAGAGCTATAAGAACAAGTCCCTCAACACAGATGAGATGAGGAGACGAAGGGAAGAGGAAGGCTTACAGCTCCGCAAACAGAAGAAGGATGAACAGGTGAGACAAgtgtaaaaaaacaatcatacaAATCTGCTCAAATGCACACTTTACTGGAGGCAAAATTATTTTCAAGGAAGGTTTGAGGTACACTGACCTAGGGTTGTCACTAGATTTTTAGATGATACTTGTAAATCAAATTGTACTGATAGCTGCTTCAGTACCAGAGCTATAAGAATAGAAGGCCTGCACAGGAATTGCACACAAATCCATCGCAAACCAATGTAATGGCATGTTTAGGCAGTGCTCTCCTACTttgggtcaaaatatgaattaagaATGTTGCATTTTTCCCAAAGGCTCCTGTAACTTCTTGATTCTAATAATAAGCAAAATGTCacagattttaagatttcttaaCATGTGGTTGCACCCCATATACCAAGGCTGTAGTCTTCATAGGGGGCAACCTGGGTTCAAGGCCCATGATTCCTTTGCACCATGTTGTTCCCCACTCTCACTCCCCAATTTCCTGCTCTTCCACTGTCCTATTTAAATAAAGGCTAAATGTCCAAATTTGTctcaaaaatgtatcaaaaatgttgGTAAGCTTATTCTGACTGTTCATTTCAATAACTATTTGCAGCTTTTCAAGAGGAGGAACGTTGCCACAGTGGAGGATGATGGCCTCCCTGAAGAAGATGGAATGGCCGATAGTGGCTACCTGGAGTCCCAGGCGAACAACATGGACCCACTCGTGGTAAGACGGAAGACATTCTGCTAGCAAAAACAAATCTGCCAGTCATCTTTCtgtaatatgtaaataaatatcTTTCTCTATGCCATACAGGGTGGGGTGATCTCTGAAGATATGACTCAAATGATCTTCTCCACCTCTCCTGAGCAGCAGCTAATAGGCACTCAGCGGTTTAGGAAACTCCTTTCAAAAGGTAAGCGAGCCACAGATGACAGTAATTATGCCAGAGAAATACTTTTCTGCCTAACAGTGGCACCTGCCTATGGGCCT
Above is a genomic segment from Cheilinus undulatus linkage group 19, ASM1832078v1, whole genome shotgun sequence containing:
- the LOC121527722 gene encoding nanos homolog 1-like, which encodes MSTMEKQISLHPDDSCFNMWHDYMNLGRLLERLCANQARGHEDTEGQQTTRPEEGRSSPTGMGSAGSLSDASCGGTSTDFCRFCKQNGETVRVYRSHRLKGDDGKVSCPILRSYTCPICEATGDHAHTRRYCPLAKRKEAARITAYRFW